A region of Domibacillus sp. DTU_2020_1001157_1_SI_ALB_TIR_016 DNA encodes the following proteins:
- a CDS encoding TRAP transporter permease — protein MTTKHEASYLSEEEQQKLLEKYDPEAGTRKLTGLLGYIAFFGLLAFSLFQLYTAVFGVFTAQIQRTVHLGFALSLIFLLFPANRKKRQKGKLQVAWYDLIFSILSIGVGAYWPLRFEELVMSVGRLEPLDFAVGLTAIVLVLEATRRTVGLPIMIIALLFMLYGLFGSYMPGFLSHRGLTLERMVQTMFFTTEGILGTPLAVSSTFIFLFLLFGAFLIRTGVGQYFNDLSIAIAGRSIGGPAKVAIFSSALQGTISGSSVANVVTSGAFTIPMMKNLGYKKEFAGAVEASASTGGQLMPPIMGAAAFLMVEFIGNGITYWDIAKAAAIPAILYFSGIWIMTHFEAKRLGLRGLTKEEMPSRKEVFGKVYLLIPIIAIILLLMSNITVTHAALYSIVISIIVGFINKDGGMKAVDIVHALVDGARTALAVAAATAAAGIIVGIVTKTGLGLKLANGLIDLAGGYLIPTLILTMIAALVLGMGSPTTANYVITSTIAAPAMILLGVPDLSAHLFVFYFGIIADITPPVALAAFAAAGVSGGEPIKTGIESSKLAIAAFIIPYIFVLSPEMLMINTSWGEIVWVVLTAMIGMIAIGAGVIGHWMRNMHWLERITACIVGLLLIYPETISDITGLVMFGALLALQYLWKQDKGGGNAFQDKSEADYPKVK, from the coding sequence TTGACAACCAAGCATGAAGCAAGCTATTTATCAGAAGAAGAACAACAGAAGCTGCTCGAAAAATATGATCCAGAAGCAGGGACAAGAAAATTAACCGGCCTGCTCGGGTACATTGCTTTTTTTGGCCTTTTGGCTTTTTCCCTGTTTCAGCTTTATACAGCGGTTTTTGGTGTTTTCACGGCTCAAATTCAGCGAACCGTGCATTTAGGCTTTGCCCTTTCCTTAATTTTTCTGCTGTTTCCGGCTAATCGAAAAAAGAGGCAAAAAGGAAAGCTCCAGGTAGCCTGGTACGACTTGATTTTCTCTATCTTAAGCATCGGTGTAGGTGCGTATTGGCCGCTCCGTTTCGAAGAATTGGTGATGAGTGTCGGCCGTCTCGAGCCGCTGGATTTCGCGGTCGGCTTGACAGCGATTGTACTTGTACTAGAAGCAACAAGGAGAACCGTTGGCCTGCCTATTATGATCATTGCGCTCCTTTTCATGCTTTATGGACTTTTTGGCTCGTACATGCCAGGCTTTTTGTCTCACCGCGGATTGACCCTGGAACGTATGGTTCAAACGATGTTTTTCACAACAGAAGGAATTTTAGGCACACCGCTAGCCGTTTCCTCTACTTTTATCTTTTTATTTTTATTATTTGGCGCGTTCTTAATACGGACAGGCGTTGGACAGTATTTTAATGATCTTTCCATTGCCATTGCCGGCAGAAGCATCGGCGGGCCTGCGAAAGTAGCAATTTTTTCAAGTGCCCTTCAAGGAACCATCAGCGGAAGCTCTGTTGCGAATGTGGTAACGTCGGGTGCTTTTACGATTCCAATGATGAAAAACCTTGGTTACAAAAAAGAATTCGCTGGAGCTGTAGAAGCATCGGCTTCAACAGGCGGGCAGCTGATGCCGCCTATTATGGGTGCCGCCGCTTTTTTGATGGTTGAGTTTATCGGAAACGGCATTACATACTGGGATATTGCCAAAGCAGCTGCCATCCCAGCGATTTTGTACTTTTCGGGCATTTGGATTATGACCCACTTTGAAGCGAAACGGCTTGGGCTGCGCGGGCTGACAAAAGAAGAGATGCCAAGCAGAAAAGAAGTATTCGGGAAAGTGTATTTACTCATTCCGATTATCGCAATTATTTTGCTGCTGATGTCTAATATAACCGTTACGCATGCCGCGCTTTATTCAATTGTCATTTCCATTATTGTTGGCTTTATTAATAAAGATGGGGGAATGAAAGCTGTTGATATTGTGCATGCACTCGTAGACGGAGCACGCACAGCCCTTGCTGTAGCGGCTGCGACGGCAGCAGCTGGAATTATCGTAGGCATTGTAACAAAAACAGGATTGGGATTAAAACTGGCCAATGGCTTAATTGATCTTGCAGGAGGCTACTTAATCCCTACGCTTATCCTGACGATGATTGCTGCGCTTGTACTCGGGATGGGTTCACCGACAACCGCGAACTACGTCATCACTTCTACAATTGCAGCACCGGCGATGATTTTACTCGGTGTACCCGATTTGTCTGCTCATTTGTTTGTGTTTTACTTTGGTATTATCGCCGATATTACACCGCCTGTAGCACTGGCCGCTTTTGCCGCAGCCGGCGTGTCGGGAGGAGAACCCATTAAAACCGGGATTGAATCGTCCAAGCTGGCCATTGCCGCTTTTATTATCCCATATATTTTTGTTCTTTCACCTGAAATGTTAATGATCAATACGAGCTGGGGAGAGATCGTCTGGGTTGTGCTGACTGCAATGATTGGCATGATTGCCATCGGAGCCGGTGTGATCGGCCACTGGATGAGAAACATGCACTGGCTGGAACGAATCACCGCCTGCATTGTAGGACTGCTGCTTATTTACCCGGAAACCATCTCTGACATTACAGGGTTAGTGATGTTTGGCGCACTGCTGGCCTTACAATATTTATGGAAGCAGGACAAAGGGGGCGGAAACGCCTTTCAAGACAAGTCCGAAGCAGATTACCCAAAAGTCAAATAA
- a CDS encoding transposase: protein MMLNYRFEIFPNEEQKSTLHSWVNLCRQQYNSALLDKQRAYQKNKKNLTKSDLSALLTLSKKHHPYLKKVPSQPLQETLDRLGKAFDQFFKREARYPKVKKHKDYHSITFTQFGMSKQKDKKGKIHTVRRAVSFGKGGKLLISKLGLLEYLPPPETRWQSKTGHY from the coding sequence ATGATGCTGAATTACCGCTTCGAAATTTTTCCGAATGAGGAACAAAAAAGCACCCTTCATTCTTGGGTCAACCTCTGCCGCCAGCAGTATAATTCCGCTCTTCTCGATAAACAAAGAGCCTATCAAAAGAATAAGAAAAACCTGACTAAATCTGACCTCAGTGCCCTATTAACTCTATCTAAGAAGCATCATCCATATCTTAAAAAAGTGCCTTCTCAGCCTCTTCAGGAAACATTGGACAGGCTGGGAAAAGCGTTCGATCAATTCTTCAAAAGGGAAGCCCGCTATCCTAAGGTGAAAAAACATAAAGACTACCACTCTATAACATTTACACAGTTTGGCATGAGTAAACAAAAAGATAAAAAAGGAAAGATTCACACTGTCCGGCGGGCCGTTTCCTTTGGAAAAGGGGGAAAGCTGCTCATTTCTAAACTGGGTTTATTAGAATATCTGCCTCCACCGGAAACTCGATGGCAAAGTAAAACAGGTCATTATTAA
- a CDS encoding aldolase catalytic domain-containing protein: MEQRSKIIDCTIRDGGLVNNWDFSIEFVQDLYNGLSEAGVEYMEIGYKNSARLLNATEPNPWRFLDDNFLKEILPEKKFTKLSALVDIGRVDPNDVLPREESPLDMIRVACYIREVDKGLELVQMFHDLGYETSLNIMALSSVPEHQLIEAFEMVKQSPVDVVYIVDSFGSLDPADIEHQVKKFKSMIPNKQLGIHTHNNMQLAFANTLTALRNGVTFLDSSVYGMGRAAGNCNTELLVSHIQKPSYEMKPVLKVIEDHMLEMRQKWEWGYIIPYMISGVLNEHPRVAMAYRNSEDRDKYVQFYDNVTSPEASLAPTSK, encoded by the coding sequence ATGGAACAACGCAGCAAGATTATCGACTGTACAATTCGTGACGGCGGTTTAGTTAATAACTGGGATTTCAGCATTGAATTTGTTCAAGACCTATACAATGGTTTGAGCGAAGCAGGTGTTGAATATATGGAAATCGGATATAAAAATTCCGCGAGACTTTTAAATGCGACTGAACCTAATCCGTGGAGATTTCTTGATGATAACTTTTTAAAAGAAATTCTACCGGAGAAAAAATTCACGAAGCTGTCTGCGCTGGTTGACATTGGCCGTGTTGATCCAAATGACGTTCTTCCGCGTGAAGAAAGCCCTCTGGATATGATCCGGGTAGCATGCTACATCCGTGAAGTAGATAAAGGCTTGGAGCTTGTACAAATGTTCCATGACTTGGGCTACGAAACATCTTTGAATATTATGGCACTATCAAGTGTACCTGAACATCAATTGATCGAAGCCTTTGAAATGGTAAAACAAAGCCCGGTTGATGTGGTTTATATTGTAGACTCATTTGGAAGCTTGGACCCTGCTGACATTGAGCATCAGGTGAAAAAATTCAAATCGATGATTCCAAACAAACAGCTTGGCATTCATACTCACAATAACATGCAGCTGGCATTTGCCAACACATTAACAGCCCTGCGCAATGGTGTAACATTCCTTGATTCTTCTGTATACGGCATGGGACGCGCAGCAGGAAACTGCAACACAGAACTTCTTGTGAGCCATATTCAAAAACCAAGCTACGAAATGAAGCCTGTATTAAAAGTGATTGAAGACCATATGCTGGAAATGCGCCAGAAATGGGAGTGGGGCTACATTATCCCTTACATGATCTCAGGCGTTTTAAACGAACATCCGCGTGTGGCAATGGCATACCGTAACAGTGAAGACCGTGATAAATATGTTCAGTTCTACGACAATGTCACGTCTCCGGAAGCGAGCCTTGCGCCAACATCTAAATAA
- a CDS encoding NAD(P)-dependent oxidoreductase — protein sequence MKIGVIGASGKAGSFILKEAVSRGHEVTAIVRNASNVQDEKAAVIEKDIFNLKAEDIKVFDVVVNAFNAAPGEEHLHVEAGQVLIEALKGAPKTKLVVVGGAGSLFVDEAKTVRVFETPDFPEAYLPTAVNMGKNLAELEHTSGITWTYISPAGFFDPAGKRTGTYQKGQDNLILNAKGESYISYADYAIAVLDEMENPEHVNARFSVVGESE from the coding sequence ATGAAAATTGGCGTAATTGGCGCAAGTGGGAAAGCGGGAAGTTTCATTTTAAAAGAAGCGGTCTCAAGAGGACATGAAGTAACCGCTATTGTCCGCAACGCTTCAAACGTACAAGATGAAAAAGCAGCCGTCATCGAAAAAGACATTTTTAATTTGAAAGCAGAGGATATAAAGGTATTTGATGTAGTTGTGAATGCCTTTAATGCCGCTCCAGGCGAAGAGCATCTGCATGTGGAGGCGGGCCAGGTACTGATTGAAGCGCTAAAAGGCGCACCGAAAACAAAATTAGTTGTCGTAGGGGGTGCCGGCAGCTTATTCGTAGATGAAGCAAAAACAGTCCGGGTATTCGAAACACCTGATTTTCCAGAAGCCTATCTTCCAACAGCGGTGAATATGGGAAAAAACCTGGCTGAACTGGAACACACAAGCGGTATTACGTGGACATACATCAGCCCAGCTGGATTCTTTGACCCGGCAGGCAAGCGTACGGGTACGTACCAAAAAGGTCAGGACAATCTGATTTTAAATGCAAAAGGTGAAAGCTACATCAGCTATGCAGACTATGCGATTGCTGTATTAGATGAAATGGAAAATCCAGAGCATGTAAATGCACGTTTCTCAGTTGTAGGGGAATCTGAATAA
- a CDS encoding DHA2 family efflux MFS transporter permease subunit, with translation MAASTAAKQQENVKTTPILISFLIAGFIGLFSETALNMALGDLIQQFNVGSATIQWLTTGYLLTLGILVPVTGLLLQWYSTRQLFMAALFFSIIGTLIAALAPSFSILMVARVIQALGTGLLLPLMFNTILLIFPIHRRGAIMGLMGLVIMFAPAIGPTISGLLIENLTWHWIFWLSLPFLVFALFFGMVYMQNVSTITKPKIDAVSVVLSSLGFGGIVYGFSTAGEDGWSSSIVMTALAVGCVALVLFSLRQFKMEQPMIDLRVFKYPMFTLGLFIVFIAFMVILSSAILLPLYLQTGLGLAAFTAGLVLLPGGVLNGLMSPLTGRIFDKYGPKGLVIPGFILVIVTLWSLSRVTTETSMLAIIVMHSLLMIGISLIMMPAQTNGLNQLPKNLYPDGTALMNTLQQVSGAIGTAVAITIMSSAQLDFMKNVKDPADPSVIGEALTAGVQNAFTFGLILAVIGLVLAFFLKTVGFKQAESNR, from the coding sequence ATGGCAGCAAGTACTGCAGCAAAGCAACAAGAAAATGTGAAAACGACCCCTATTTTAATTTCCTTCTTAATCGCGGGATTTATTGGGTTATTTAGTGAAACAGCGCTTAATATGGCGCTTGGAGATTTGATTCAGCAGTTCAATGTAGGATCTGCAACGATCCAGTGGCTGACTACGGGCTACTTATTAACACTGGGGATATTAGTTCCGGTGACGGGCCTTTTGCTGCAATGGTACAGCACAAGGCAGCTGTTTATGGCAGCTTTGTTTTTTTCGATTATCGGAACGCTCATAGCGGCATTAGCACCCAGCTTTAGCATACTGATGGTGGCGCGGGTCATTCAGGCGCTTGGAACAGGCCTGCTTCTGCCGCTCATGTTTAACACAATTTTATTGATTTTCCCTATTCATCGAAGAGGCGCCATAATGGGGCTGATGGGCTTGGTAATCATGTTCGCTCCGGCCATCGGGCCTACGATTTCTGGTTTATTGATTGAAAACTTAACCTGGCACTGGATTTTCTGGCTGTCTTTGCCGTTTTTAGTGTTTGCGCTGTTTTTTGGCATGGTGTATATGCAAAACGTATCTACGATTACAAAGCCGAAAATTGACGCCGTTTCTGTTGTTTTATCCTCTCTTGGTTTTGGAGGCATTGTTTACGGCTTCAGTACAGCCGGCGAAGACGGATGGTCGAGCTCTATCGTAATGACTGCTCTTGCGGTTGGATGTGTGGCGCTTGTTTTATTTTCCCTTAGACAATTTAAAATGGAGCAGCCAATGATTGATTTGCGTGTGTTTAAATACCCGATGTTTACCCTTGGGCTTTTCATTGTTTTTATCGCTTTTATGGTAATTTTGTCTTCCGCTATCCTGCTGCCTTTATACTTGCAGACAGGACTGGGATTAGCAGCTTTTACAGCCGGTCTTGTTCTTTTGCCGGGCGGAGTGCTGAACGGTTTAATGTCTCCGCTGACAGGTCGTATTTTTGATAAATACGGACCAAAGGGATTGGTAATTCCGGGGTTTATTCTTGTCATTGTTACCTTATGGAGCTTATCCCGTGTGACAACGGAAACATCTATGTTAGCGATTATCGTGATGCATTCTCTTCTCATGATCGGTATTTCCTTGATTATGATGCCGGCTCAGACAAACGGCTTAAATCAGCTGCCAAAAAACCTGTATCCGGATGGAACCGCGTTGATGAACACGTTGCAGCAGGTGTCTGGAGCGATCGGTACAGCCGTAGCAATTACGATTATGTCTTCGGCACAGCTTGATTTCATGAAGAATGTAAAAGACCCAGCGGACCCGTCTGTGATTGGAGAAGCGTTAACCGCAGGCGTGCAAAACGCTTTTACTTTCGGTTTGATCCTGGCTGTCATTGGTTTGGTTCTTGCTTTCTTCCTTAAGACTGTTGGCTTTAAGCAGGCAGAATCAAACAGATAA
- a CDS encoding TetR/AcrR family transcriptional regulator → MTKKLNTKGMLIETASRLFRMRGYDGVGLNDILKESGIPKGSLYHYFPEGKEGLAVEAIRHTKGVVIGFIEEVFERTEDPIKAVQDHICELAKVMRDEKEPVGFPIGAIASEKHSTSEPIRKACHSAFEEWKETYSRKFIKAGYSEKQAEDFGIIILAVIEGGILLSLTAKSNKPLRVIAEQIPMLLTKKSG, encoded by the coding sequence ATGACCAAAAAGCTCAATACGAAAGGGATGCTGATTGAAACAGCTTCCAGGCTGTTTCGTATGCGTGGATATGACGGAGTTGGCCTTAATGACATTTTGAAAGAAAGCGGGATTCCAAAAGGATCGCTTTATCACTATTTTCCCGAGGGAAAAGAAGGGCTGGCTGTTGAAGCCATTCGTCATACAAAGGGCGTGGTGATTGGTTTTATTGAAGAAGTGTTCGAGCGAACTGAAGATCCAATCAAAGCTGTTCAGGACCATATTTGCGAATTAGCCAAGGTAATGCGGGATGAAAAAGAACCGGTTGGATTTCCAATCGGGGCGATCGCATCTGAAAAACATTCGACGAGCGAGCCTATTCGAAAAGCCTGTCATTCAGCATTTGAAGAGTGGAAGGAAACGTATTCTAGAAAGTTCATAAAGGCTGGGTACAGTGAAAAGCAGGCAGAGGATTTTGGTATCATCATTCTTGCCGTCATAGAAGGAGGCATTCTTCTTTCTCTTACAGCCAAGAGTAATAAGCCTCTTCGTGTGATCGCGGAGCAGATACCGATGTTACTGACTAAGAAAAGCGGGTAA
- a CDS encoding glycoside hydrolase family 3 N-terminal domain-containing protein, translated as MKKRSKKDTGNKLVVAVLASGLLLSSTSLYVSASETISTDQIQQKEGFVKAANTVPKLVNAESIDAVINAMTLQEKAFLLVGGNKGGLTSENGEVIGGQSTKVPGAAGQTQAIPRLGIPAIVLADGPMGVRISPTRENDAKTYYATKFPSPTVLASTWDADLVKEVGDATSEEMKAYGIDLLLAPGMNIQSYLLNGRNFEYFSEDPVVTGKLATAFVNGVEENGVGTTIKHFAAFNQRTNNNGNMIVSQRALREIYLKGFEMTVKEAKPWSIMDSYNKINGTYATENKELLTDVLRNDFGFTGFAMTDWEFADRDIVKQMEAGTNLLMPGRAAQSEAIIAAVESGLLDEKILDRNVKEILQIVVQSPTFKGAEPTNSPDLAAGAKVARTAAAQGMVLLQNKNQALPIKNNVSASLFGVPVSEINTGGRGSALVYAPYQLGIAEGLRNAGLTLNESLLTKYDQYAADLRSQDAYKGTPGTFGSVGPKLPEMDITEDVQTAAANTDIGIVVIGTAPGSYAVDRAKEDFYLSPSQKEMVEKVSKAYRDQGKKVIAVLNVEGPVEVESWKEKVDGILLSWQPGQELGNAVADVLTGKVNPSGKLAQTFPVDYTDLPYADRYPGSPDGFPYEEDIYVGYRYNTTFNVKPSYEFGYGLSYTTFAYDKVKATKKFKDTLSISTTVKNTGKVPGREVVQVYVSAPDGKLEKPSLELKAFTKTAELKPGKKEKVTFGLGAKDLASFSEELSAWVLEKGTYTIQVGASSEDIKDTATFTVAEDIIVEKVSDVLEPGTDIDRLSKR; from the coding sequence GTGAAAAAACGTTCAAAGAAAGACACAGGTAATAAATTAGTAGTTGCTGTACTTGCAAGCGGGCTTCTTCTTTCTAGTACTAGTCTTTATGTGTCCGCCTCTGAAACAATCTCTACTGATCAAATACAGCAAAAAGAAGGGTTTGTTAAAGCCGCAAATACGGTTCCAAAACTGGTTAATGCAGAGTCAATCGATGCGGTTATAAACGCTATGACCCTGCAAGAAAAAGCCTTTTTATTGGTAGGCGGCAATAAAGGAGGGTTAACTTCTGAAAATGGAGAAGTAATCGGCGGCCAATCAACCAAAGTACCGGGTGCTGCCGGCCAAACACAGGCCATTCCGCGTTTAGGTATTCCAGCTATCGTATTGGCAGACGGCCCAATGGGTGTACGGATTAGTCCAACGAGAGAAAATGATGCAAAAACATACTACGCAACGAAGTTTCCTTCTCCAACGGTTCTGGCCTCTACCTGGGATGCTGATTTGGTAAAAGAAGTCGGAGACGCGACTAGTGAAGAAATGAAGGCCTATGGGATCGACCTCCTTCTTGCTCCCGGCATGAATATTCAAAGTTATCTACTGAATGGAAGGAATTTTGAATATTTTTCAGAGGATCCGGTAGTTACGGGTAAACTAGCCACAGCTTTCGTTAATGGTGTAGAAGAAAATGGTGTGGGCACAACGATTAAACATTTTGCGGCTTTCAATCAGCGGACAAACAATAACGGAAATATGATCGTCAGTCAAAGAGCATTACGGGAAATTTACTTAAAAGGATTTGAAATGACAGTAAAAGAAGCGAAGCCTTGGTCGATAATGGATTCCTACAATAAAATTAATGGCACATACGCAACCGAAAACAAAGAATTACTAACAGATGTGTTACGAAACGATTTTGGCTTTACTGGATTTGCGATGACAGACTGGGAGTTTGCCGACCGGGACATCGTCAAGCAAATGGAAGCAGGTACAAACCTGTTAATGCCAGGAAGAGCAGCGCAATCAGAAGCTATTATCGCTGCAGTTGAAAGTGGGCTTTTAGATGAAAAAATTCTAGATCGAAATGTTAAAGAAATTCTTCAAATTGTTGTGCAGTCCCCTACCTTCAAAGGAGCAGAGCCAACAAACTCACCAGATCTTGCAGCGGGAGCAAAAGTAGCGAGAACGGCAGCTGCCCAGGGAATGGTGCTTCTGCAAAACAAGAATCAGGCTCTCCCTATCAAAAACAATGTAAGCGCTTCTTTATTTGGTGTCCCCGTTAGTGAAATCAACACCGGCGGAAGAGGAAGTGCTCTCGTTTATGCGCCTTATCAGCTTGGCATTGCAGAAGGATTGCGAAATGCCGGCCTGACGTTGAATGAATCTCTGCTTACAAAATACGATCAATATGCAGCAGATTTACGGAGCCAGGATGCGTACAAAGGAACACCGGGCACTTTCGGTTCTGTTGGACCTAAGCTTCCTGAGATGGATATTACCGAGGATGTGCAAACAGCAGCAGCCAACACGGATATTGGAATTGTTGTGATTGGCACTGCTCCTGGTTCTTATGCTGTCGATCGCGCCAAAGAAGATTTTTATTTGTCTCCTTCACAAAAAGAAATGGTAGAAAAAGTGTCCAAAGCGTACCGCGATCAAGGCAAGAAAGTGATTGCTGTCTTAAACGTAGAAGGTCCTGTTGAAGTGGAAAGCTGGAAAGAAAAAGTAGATGGCATCCTTCTTTCCTGGCAGCCGGGGCAGGAGCTTGGAAACGCTGTTGCGGATGTTTTGACTGGCAAAGTAAATCCATCTGGTAAACTAGCTCAAACATTCCCGGTTGATTATACCGATCTTCCGTATGCGGACCGCTATCCTGGCTCACCGGATGGATTCCCTTATGAAGAGGATATTTATGTTGGTTACCGCTACAATACTACCTTTAATGTAAAACCTTCTTATGAATTTGGCTATGGCTTGTCTTACACTACATTTGCATACGACAAAGTGAAAGCCACAAAGAAATTTAAAGACACACTATCTATTAGTACGACCGTAAAAAACACTGGAAAAGTACCAGGAAGAGAAGTAGTCCAGGTATACGTGTCTGCGCCTGACGGAAAATTAGAGAAGCCTTCTCTAGAGCTGAAAGCATTCACTAAAACGGCCGAACTGAAGCCAGGAAAAAAAGAAAAAGTAACGTTTGGACTGGGTGCAAAGGATTTAGCATCATTCAGTGAAGAACTTTCTGCCTGGGTGCTTGAAAAAGGCACGTACACCATTCAAGTGGGCGCTTCTTCTGAGGATATTAAAGACACAGCCACTTTTACAGTTGCAGAAGATATCATTGTTGAAAAGGTCAGTGATGTACTGGAACCCGGAACAGATATCGACCGTCTTTCAAAAAGGTAA
- a CDS encoding prolyl oligopeptidase family serine peptidase, translated as MLKKMKTQAKTAMISTLAAGALLSYSTGAAAQEVKTQPASYQTVTEIKDWGAVNTKLIVDLGRSVPKGSITPDTFSVNVKRSDHRLKTPFLEEGSRKITNVYVSDKKGNPAVKTGRYAVLEMEVSPASSLSSALNYDAAGTGFNDWTENKYTITQQKDIQTNAGVISGLVINQFAGETKELVEDFSTGQATYNHITLSYANYAPEKDKEKNPLIIWLHGGGEGGTDGTIPLSANKAVNFATEDIQDHFDGAYVLAPQAPTYWMDGITGRADGTSKYEEALMALIQEQVAANPDIDPSRIYIGGASNGGYMTMLMTRDYPGYFAASFPICEGLNDSLISDEDIQSMKQTPTWFVTAENDTILPPSLNTVPTYERFVAAGAENVHLSLFEDVHDTSGLYTNADGTPYQYNGHWSWIYVFNNEVDTVINGNTTTLMDWLADQSLQN; from the coding sequence ATGTTAAAAAAAATGAAAACACAAGCAAAAACAGCCATGATCTCTACATTAGCAGCAGGCGCCCTGCTTTCTTACAGTACAGGAGCAGCGGCTCAAGAAGTAAAAACACAGCCGGCTTCTTACCAGACTGTTACAGAAATTAAAGATTGGGGAGCAGTCAACACAAAACTAATTGTCGATTTAGGAAGATCTGTTCCAAAAGGTTCTATCACACCTGATACATTTTCTGTGAATGTAAAAAGAAGCGATCACCGCTTAAAAACACCGTTTTTGGAGGAAGGCAGCCGGAAGATTACCAATGTTTACGTTTCAGATAAAAAAGGTAATCCTGCCGTTAAAACAGGCAGATACGCCGTTCTGGAAATGGAAGTAAGCCCAGCAAGCTCTTTGAGTTCTGCTCTAAACTACGATGCAGCCGGAACAGGATTTAATGACTGGACAGAAAATAAATACACCATTACGCAGCAAAAAGATATCCAAACAAACGCTGGAGTCATTTCGGGTTTGGTTATTAACCAATTTGCGGGAGAAACAAAAGAGCTTGTAGAGGATTTCTCTACCGGCCAAGCCACATATAATCATATAACACTATCCTATGCGAACTACGCTCCCGAGAAAGACAAAGAGAAAAATCCGCTGATCATTTGGCTGCATGGTGGCGGTGAAGGCGGTACAGATGGTACGATTCCGCTGTCTGCAAATAAAGCGGTTAACTTTGCCACAGAAGATATTCAAGACCATTTTGACGGAGCGTACGTTTTAGCACCGCAGGCACCGACTTACTGGATGGATGGAATCACTGGCAGAGCAGACGGAACATCCAAATATGAGGAAGCGTTGATGGCGTTAATTCAAGAACAGGTGGCTGCTAACCCAGATATTGATCCAAGCCGAATTTACATTGGCGGCGCTTCTAATGGAGGATATATGACCATGCTGATGACGCGGGATTACCCTGGGTACTTTGCAGCGTCATTCCCGATATGTGAAGGGTTAAACGACTCACTTATCTCTGACGAGGACATTCAAAGCATGAAACAAACACCAACTTGGTTCGTGACGGCAGAAAATGATACAATATTGCCCCCTTCTCTTAACACAGTGCCAACGTATGAGCGCTTCGTTGCTGCTGGAGCGGAAAATGTTCACCTGTCTTTATTTGAGGATGTCCATGATACGTCTGGTTTGTATACGAATGCAGATGGTACACCGTATCAGTATAACGGTCACTGGTCATGGATCTATGTATTTAACAATGAAGTAGATACCGTAATAAACGGAAACACGACTACCCTCATGGATTGGCTGGCTGACCAGTCTCTTCAAAACTAA